One genomic region from Euleptes europaea isolate rEulEur1 chromosome 6, rEulEur1.hap1, whole genome shotgun sequence encodes:
- the WDR89 gene encoding WD repeat-containing protein 89: MEKIREQFSSLQIARRSTLTEDPTYLLDIDISRGEGNRLVAVSHSNKSIGISDRETLQLLREYRSHHGLLSGVRFAHEHAAMLFSACSDGTVKCWDTRLASPEAARLFCGYPSNIFISFDVNSNDLIVCAGTEKVEDDVFMAFWDVRGGTSSAPSSKSPLGVYSESHNDDITKICFHPSQPNLVVSGSTDGLVNVFDINRDSEDDALTSTCNSGSSVSFVGWSGKDFRQVYCLTHDEGFSWWDLAQLDTEEPITLLQIPDAREAASLGKTKLDYLIGGLYHEKSDQLFILGGTSTGSIHLLDCGCDGLRPVGTLQGGHSATVRSFYWNVADDSLLTGGEDAQLLLWKLGAVEKVLGKKTSMKMASSVRQRVRVRQNSLKSKKK; encoded by the coding sequence ATGGAGAAGATCAGAGAGCAATTTTCCAGTCTCCAAATAGCAAGACGGAGCACGCTAACAGAAGACCCAACTTACTTGCTGGACATAGATATTTCAAGAGGAGAAGGAAACCGTTTAGTGGCTGTCTCCCACTCCAACAAATCGATTGGCATTTCTGACAGAGAGACGTTGCAATTGCTACGGGAGTACCGTAGCCATCATGGATTGCTCAGCGGGGTCAGGTTTGCACATGAGCATGCGGCCATGCTGTTTTCAGCCTGCAGCGATGGAACAGTGAAATGTTGGGACACACGTTTAGCTAGCCCGGAGGCAGCCCGGTTGTTTTGTGGCTATCCTTCAAACATCTTCATTAGTTTTGACGTCAACAGCAACGATCTCATTGTTTGTGCTGGCACAGAGAAGGTGGAAGACGATGTGTTCATGGCATTCTGGGATGTCCGAGGTGGCACAAGCAGCGCCCCTTCCAGCAAAAGCCCTTTGGGCGTGTATTCAGAGTCTCACAATGATGACATCACAAAAATCTGTTTTCACCCCAGCCAGCCAAACTTGGTGGTTTCGGGGTCAACCGACGGGCTGGTGAACGTATTTGACATTAACCGGGACAGTGAAGATGATGCTTTGACATCAACTTGCAACTCAGGTTCGTCCGTCAGTTTTGTTGGATGGTCTGGGAAAGATTTTCGGCAAGTCTACTGCCTGACGCACGATGAAGGGTTTTCTTGGTGGGATCTCGCCCAGCTGGATACCGAGGAGCCAATCACACTGTTGCAAATCCCCGATGCTAGAGAAGCAGCCAGCCTAGGAAAGACCAAGCTGGACTACTTGATTGGCGGCCTGTATCATGAGAAGTCGGACCAGCTCTTCATACTTGGAGGAACCTCAACGGGAAGCATCCATCTCCTGGACTGTGGCTGTGATGGTCTGAGACCAGTGGGAACCCTTCAAGGAGGACACTCGGCCACAGTCCGCTCTTTTTACTGGAACGTGGCGGATGATTCTCTGTTGACTGGTGGAGAGGATGCTCAGTTGTTGCTGTGGAAACTCGGAGCTGTGGAGAAGGTCCTTGGGAAGAAGACCTCGATGAAAATGGCTTCCTCCGTTCGCCAGCGAGTGAGAGTTCGCCAGAACTCTCTCAAGAGCAAGAAGAAATGA